CTGGGCCGAGGGGGCAGAACCCGGTCGGCCCCTCCCCAGTGTCTGAATCGCAGAATGAATCAATACAGTTTTGACACTCCACTCTTAAGGGGGTAGTATCTGAATTCCTGAAAGGCGGGTATTGTAATGATTTTCGGTATCATCGTTGCGGCTGGAAAAAGTGAGCGCATGGGTGCGGATGTGGATAAGGCATTCCTCTCTCTTGGGACTCGCCCGGTATTGATGTATTCCCTCCAAGCGTTTGAACAATGCCCTCTGATTGATGGTGTGATTCTGGTTGTGAGAAAGGATCGATTGGATGCGGCTCGCGGCATGATTCAGATGTTCGGATTTTCAAAGGTGAGGAAAGTTGTGGCGGGCGGCGCCTCCCGGCAGCTCTCTGTGATGCTGGGTATGGCCGAACTGAAGGACGATGTGAAAATTGTAGCTGTTCATGATGGTGCCAGGCCTTGTGTGACGCCTGCGCTTATTCAGGACACTATTCTGTCTGCCAAGCGGCAGGGTACCGGCGTGGCAGCGGTCAAAGTGACCGACACGATCAAG
The window above is part of the bacterium genome. Proteins encoded here:
- the ispD gene encoding 2-C-methyl-D-erythritol 4-phosphate cytidylyltransferase, yielding MIFGIIVAAGKSERMGADVDKAFLSLGTRPVLMYSLQAFEQCPLIDGVILVVRKDRLDAARGMIQMFGFSKVRKVVAGGASRQLSVMLGMAELKDDVKIVAVHDGARPCVTPALIQDTILSAKRQGTGVAAVKVTDTIKEVDRGTLVSRTVDRSKLWAVQTPQTFRVDWLNKAYANAKKKKLTVTDEASAVEALGEQVHLVPAPSTNIKITTPADLALASMILKV